AGACCATTACTACTATTTTGGAAATAAATCCGCATGCACATGTAGGCGTATGGTCGGGCAATATTGTTCCGTTCCGCAACTATCCCGACGGTATCTTCTATTCACAGGGCGACTACTTGCCTTCGAAAGGCTTTGATACCAACTTGCACCCGGACATTGCGGAAGGAATCTTTCCTTGGATCAACTATCTGGGTGTACACGATGAGGCCACTACGGAGAATAGCCTGAATGAGGCTCACCTGGATGCTATCCTTGCCGAATATCCGTCGCTTGCCTTCATTCAGTGCGACGTGCCCGACCTGATGATACCCGCTTTAAAGAAACGCGGTCGCCGTTAAACATAGAATACACAATTAAAAATAAAGATTATGCATTTATTCAAGAAATATATGAGTGTCTTGACAGCCGTCATGTTGTTGTTCTGCGTGAATGCCTGTAAAGACGAAGACGAAGGCGAACTGGCACCTTGGTTCCGGTTCACCAATTCGAATGGTGTAGTATTCCCTTCGTTGAACGAAGTGGACTTCGGTGCTCACGAATATGTCATGAACGTATATACCAATATCAATTGGGAAGTCACTTCTGATGCGGAATGGCTCTATGCCACTCCCGACAAGCGTCTGGGCTGTGTGCAAGGCAAAATTATCATAAAGGAAAATACAGTGGAAGAAGAACGTACGGGAACAATCACCGTACGTTCCGAAAATCCGAAACTTCCCGTCCACACTATCGTATTCCACCAATCTGCCGCACCACACAAAGTAGAAAAGTTATTTATCACACCTGAAAAGAAAGGTACGGGCGACGGCTGGACATGGGAAAACGCCATGGGAGCAAAGGAACTGGAAACTCTGTTGTCAGATGCCACCGACTTGTCCGAAATCAGCATCTATCTAAGTGAAGGTACGTTCAATATCACTGCAGGAACAAATATCACCAAGAAAGTCAAATCTATCGAAGGCGGCTACACTCCGGAAGGGGACCCCTCTTCCAACCCGACCATACTGACTTTCGGAACGAAACCTTCGGCACTGACTTCTATGTTCAGAATGAATGAGAATGCAGAAGTAACATTCAAAAACTGTATATTCGATGGCGGTTACAATGAAACCGAAAAAGGATATGGTCGTGCTTTCGAGATAAGACATAAAACAGCCTTGCTGCAACTTACCGAATGCGATATCCAGCATTTCAGTGTGAGAGGTACAGACTCGGGCGACCATTCCGGTGCAGCTATCTTTGTCACGGAAGGAGCATTCAGGCTGAACAAAGTAAATATCACTCATAATGTAGTCCACCAGCGCGGAGTAATTTATTTAAATGTAGACGGCGACCGATACGGCTACGGCTTTATGAACAATGTATTGATAGCGGACAACATAAGCGAAAGCTGGTGGGGAGTAGCCATTCATGCTAAAAAAGCCCTTTGCATGAACAATGTCACCATTTGCAATAATACTAATGAAGGCAACGGCAACCATGCAACAATCAATGGAAGTGGTAGTTTCTTCATTGCCAACACTACCGTGATAGCCCAAAATCCAACGGTAGAAACCACATGGACTAATTTCGGTGCATTCCGTTGCGAAACTAATGTCTCCAGTGGCGAATCGGCTGTAATTATCAATTCCATATTCGGAAATGATACGGATGATGGACTGACTATGACAGATAGCGGAAGCGGAGCTTCTTTCAAATCCGGCGGTTGGTGTCTGTATGGAAAAACACAAAATTGGTTAGTTAGCCAGCAAGCTACTACCGATACTTCCTATACTGACCAAGCGATAGCCAAACTCGGCAAGTATGAAGACGGTGCTTTCCAATGGAACCCTACAGCAATAAATACGCTTCAGTTTGCTAAATATGCCGATATTCTGAAAGCAGCCAAAGAATTCACACCGGCTTCCATCCCGACTTTGGGACAAGACTTTGTGAACTGGATGGGTGAAGAAGCCTTCGGTCTTGACGGCAAAGGTAACCCACGCAACCCGAACAGGATGCTGCCCGGAGCTTATGATACCGGATTGCAATAACCGTTTAACGAAGAACAATCTTAATATCAGCCGGCTATAACTTCCCTACGTTTTCTCCTCTTTTCTAATGAGAGGAGAAAACGTACCGACAATCGTTAAAGCAAACTGACGTTAAATATCTAATTATCTTAATTATTGAATAGTATGAGAAAATTTTTTTGGACTGCAACGGTCATCGGATTATTGACCGCCTGCTCACAGACAGACGAGATACCTGCCAAAGATTCGATGGCAGACAACCAGCAGATACGTATTCATGTAGGTGTGAACAACCTGCAAACACGTGCCGGATATGACAATACGAATTTAGACCGTTTCGGTCTGATTATAAACAACACCGTGGATGCCACTTGCAACTACAATGTAGAGATGCTAAAGACAGGCAATGCGTGGGAAGCTGCCAACGGTACGCCACTGACATGGGATGAAAAACGTTCCCCAATAAACGTATGCGCCTTTGCTCCCTACCAAAAGGATGTAACCATGGACGGAAATCTACCCATAGGAGTACCCGTAAGTTATGCGGATGCCAATGAAGTAAAAGCTGCGGATTTTCTGCTGATGAAAGCCCAAGTGAACCCTCAGAGCGACTTAACGGAAGACGGCAGCCTCCGCATCAATCTGAAACATAAATTATGCAAACTGACAATCAGTTTCACCGGTGCAAGTGAAATTACCGACTTGAAAGTAAACGGAACAGTGTTGAGCGGTAGTTGCAACCTATCAACAGAAAATCCTGTAGTAACCGCCAATGGCACAGACGGCAGCATCACGCCTTTCAAAGAAAGCGACGGCACATATCAATGCATCCTGATGCCACAAACGGTGGAATCGGGTAAGCTGAACGTCACCTTCACTACCGGCGGACGCAACTTCAGCTGGACCTCAAACCAAGCAATCACATTCGAAGAGAACCACTCCTATGCGTTGCCTTTGGAAGTGGCAGGCGCAAGCCTTTCACTTAAGAAAAGCGTAAAAGCACGTACGTGGGATGTCACAGCTGAAAATGAAGTTTTAACTATAGACAAGTAATCATTCACTAAAAATAGATTATTCCATGAAAACATTTAGATATTTTTATTTACTCACCGCTTTGATGACCTTTTCGGCATGTGGCGATGATGAGGAAACGCAAATTCAAGTTCCGGAGACAGATTTCACTCACGTCAAAATTGACGCGATGGTGGGTAGAAGTTCATTGTTTACGCGCAGTAATCCGATGGGGGAAACAGCCAAACAAAGTGAGTTCAACAAAGGAGACAAGCTGTCAGTCAACAATGGTCGCACCCATGTAGTCTATACAATGGGAGACGACGGATGGACGGCAACGGGCGAAGGTCTGAAGTGGGAAGAATTCCCGACCACATTTCAAGCCTATTATCCGGCTGCGGAAGGTGTCTCCTTCCAATCGTTTACATTGCCTGCCGACCAGGCAAGTGCCGAAAAGATTGCTTTAGCAGACTATATGACTTCCACCCGCAAAATCGATGCCATGCCGGGAGAAGGAAAACTGATACTGGACATGGCACGGCAAACGGCACGCGTTATTGTGAACGTGAGCGGAGTGGATGCATCTTTGGGTGGCTCCCTGTCTTCCATGAAGATTTATTCGCAATATGCATCTATCCCTGCAAGCGGTACTGCAACAACCATTGCATCTTATGTATCCGGTCATACGTATGCCGCTTTGGTAGTGCCGGGTGAAGGCAGCGATAATCAAGTATTCCTTGAATTAACAACCGCCAACGGTACGAAAAAAACGGTCACAGGTATCAGAGCTACCACAGCCGGTAAAAGTTACGCATACAATATCTATGTAGGA
The Bacteroides caecimuris DNA segment above includes these coding regions:
- a CDS encoding BACON domain-containing protein, which translates into the protein MHLFKKYMSVLTAVMLLFCVNACKDEDEGELAPWFRFTNSNGVVFPSLNEVDFGAHEYVMNVYTNINWEVTSDAEWLYATPDKRLGCVQGKIIIKENTVEEERTGTITVRSENPKLPVHTIVFHQSAAPHKVEKLFITPEKKGTGDGWTWENAMGAKELETLLSDATDLSEISIYLSEGTFNITAGTNITKKVKSIEGGYTPEGDPSSNPTILTFGTKPSALTSMFRMNENAEVTFKNCIFDGGYNETEKGYGRAFEIRHKTALLQLTECDIQHFSVRGTDSGDHSGAAIFVTEGAFRLNKVNITHNVVHQRGVIYLNVDGDRYGYGFMNNVLIADNISESWWGVAIHAKKALCMNNVTICNNTNEGNGNHATINGSGSFFIANTTVIAQNPTVETTWTNFGAFRCETNVSSGESAVIINSIFGNDTDDGLTMTDSGSGASFKSGGWCLYGKTQNWLVSQQATTDTSYTDQAIAKLGKYEDGAFQWNPTAINTLQFAKYADILKAAKEFTPASIPTLGQDFVNWMGEEAFGLDGKGNPRNPNRMLPGAYDTGLQ
- a CDS encoding fimbrillin family protein, producing MRKFFWTATVIGLLTACSQTDEIPAKDSMADNQQIRIHVGVNNLQTRAGYDNTNLDRFGLIINNTVDATCNYNVEMLKTGNAWEAANGTPLTWDEKRSPINVCAFAPYQKDVTMDGNLPIGVPVSYADANEVKAADFLLMKAQVNPQSDLTEDGSLRINLKHKLCKLTISFTGASEITDLKVNGTVLSGSCNLSTENPVVTANGTDGSITPFKESDGTYQCILMPQTVESGKLNVTFTTGGRNFSWTSNQAITFEENHSYALPLEVAGASLSLKKSVKARTWDVTAENEVLTIDK